The proteins below come from a single Candidozyma auris chromosome 3, complete sequence genomic window:
- the HGT10 gene encoding glucose-inactivated glycerol proton symporter STL1, which translates to MKLFSRTSTWGLQGRPLRALVTATATIGFSLFGYNQGMMSGIITGEYFNKEFPPTYSGGWSDPSNPRFSDDLTAHEKSHASVIQGAVTACYELGCFFGAIFTLIRGEKIGRKPMVVCGSIIIVIGTIISTASFHQNWGLGQFVIGRVITGIGNGFNTATIPVWQSEMSRAENRGRLVNLEGSVVAVGTFIAYWLDFGFSYINSDVQWRFPVAFQIVFAAILFTGIVALPESPRWLISKDRKDEALTVLSKMKGVPVDHDEVYAEFTFIQDSVTRFSRAQVGFKELFSGGKTQHFQRMVLGASTQFFQQFTGCNAAIYYSTVLFETYIFKGKRRLSLILGGVFATVYALATIPSFFLIDSFGRRNLFLVGALGQGISFTICFACLINPTTENSKGAAVGIYLFITFFAFTILPLPWIYPPEINPLRTRTVATAISTCTNWITNFGVVMFTPVFMDRSAWGAYLFFALMNYLFVPVIFFFYPETAGRTLEEIDIIFAKAHTDGRQPWRVAATLPKLSLKEIEEQGQQLGLFDEEFEKENFDVKEDVLSSSSDKPEEGVMSTEKAANQV; encoded by the coding sequence ATGAAGCTTTTCTCCAGAACTTCCACTTGGGGCCTCCAGGGTAGACCTTTGAGAGCCTTGGTGACCGCTACTGCCACCATTGGTTTCTCGCTTTTCGGTTACAACCAGGGTATGATGTCTGGTATCATCACTGGTGAGTACTTCAATAAAGAGTTCCCACCCACCTACTCTGGTGGTTGGAGCGATCCAAGCAACCCTCGTTTTAGCGACGACTTGACCGCCCATGAGAAGTCTCATGCTTCTGTCATCCAGGGTGCCGTCACTGCTTGTTACGAGTTGGGTTGTTTCTTTGGTGctatcttcactttgatTAGAGGTGAGAAGATTGGTCGTAAACCTATGGTTGTCTGCGGCTCGATTATCATTGTGATTGGTACTATCATTTCCACTGCTTCTTTCCACCAGAACTGGGGTCTCGGTCAGTTCGTTATCGGCCGTGTCATCACTGGTATTGGTAACGGTTTTAACACTGCCACTATCCCTGTGTGGCAGTCTGAAATGTCCAGAGCTGAGAACAGAGGTAGATTGGTCAACTTGGAAGGTTCCGTCGTCGCTGTGGGTACTTTCATTGCCTACTGGTTGGACTTTGGATTTTCTTACATCAACTCGGATGTGCAGTGGAGATTCCCTGTTGCTTTCCAAATTGTTTTTGCTGCCATTTTGTTTACCGGTATTGTGGCCTTGCCTGAGTCTCCTAGATGGTTGATCTCGAAGGACAGAAAGGATGAAGCCTTGACTGTTTTGTCTAAGATGAAGGGAGTCCCAGTCGACCACGACGAGGTTTACGCCGAGTTCACTTTCATTCAGGACTCCGTCACCAGATTCTCCAGAGCCCAGGTTGGTTTCAAGGAGTTGTTCTCTGGTGGTAAGACCCAGCACTTCCAGAGAATGGTTCTTGGTGCCTCTACCCAATTCTTCCAGCAGTTTACCGGTTGTAACGCTGCTATTTACTACTCCACCGTGTTGTTCGAGACCTACATTTTCAAGGGTAAGAGAAGATTGTCTTTGATTCTTGGTGGTGTTTTCGCTACCGTGTACGCTCTTGCCACCATTccatctttcttcttgattgaTTCTTtcggaagaagaaacttgttCTTGGTTGGTGCCTTGGGTCAGGGTATTTCTTTCACTATCTGTTTCGCATGTTTGATCAACCCAACCACTGAGAACTCTAAGGGTGCTGCCGTGGGTATCTACCTATTCATTACCTTCTTTGCATTCACCATCTTGCCATTGCCATGGATCTACCCACCAGAGATCAACCcattgagaacaagaactGTTGCTACCGCCATCTCCACCTGTACCAACTGGATCACCAACTTCGGTGTTGTCATGTTTACTCCAGTTTTCATGGACAGATCTGCATGGGGTGCCTATCTTTTCTTCGCCTTGATGAACTACTTGTTTGTGCCagtgattttcttcttctaccCAGAGACTGCCGGTAGAACTTTGGAGGAAATTGACATCATCTTCGCCAAGGCTCACACCGACGGCCGCCAGCCATGGAGAGTTGCTGCTACCTTGCCAAAGCTCTCgctcaaggagatcgaggaaCAAGGCCAGCAGCTTGGCTTGTTCGAcgaggagtttgagaaggagAACTTCGATGTTAAGGAGGATGTGttgtcttcctcttctGACAAGCCAGAGGAGGGTGTGATGTCTACTGAGAAGGCTGCCAACCAAGTCTAA
- the MNN4-4 gene encoding Mnn4-4p, translated as MVILNLIIVFTANHFGQVIEVPGILQTSFESRVRSLFNKVRGNPEKYWLSDADLKYLEAEVPVEHVLSTDKSQTDSTLWYDPRFTLAVYLNELIQNNDKEEMPVYPFHWADWIDLTGLNKYFKDQDKMTCNKIRSRIRGRPDVNYFCKNKQDLSQEEIEQMGFTSIEQIPDAVIFAHCKHDHNTYNEHRSFMAKSYALTNLPKPLKVIILNKNSGTYEFYVDQSKGPEQRLKNSGLVERFIKQQLGSSVQNSIKSASTFKINHLKVYKKLLSKIKPKTLPESDDPYKVYATTHKNKGDLPLNAEAFHYDRSSVDDQIKHYESKKNLTVMEQNYLDGLRECAPYNDETEIPYFKEPTLNTKEYRNKDNDVGWHYDWRFFTDALMYDKEGWTRAERVTRTNIILERLLRNWSRFVEEKDLVSWIEHGPLLSWYWNGLMFPYDNDIDVQMPVKELLRLSRDYNQTLVLEDPSEGYGKFLIDIGSYVHNRGISKKENHIDGRFIDVESGIYIDITGLAKSDASLPQEYKDNPIVEKQDGDMEAEVYNDRRKHFYTLDQLQPLHYSMLSGVPVFIPQQIENRLKFSYSKGLDEYEFDGWIYVPSIGLWVPKQKVTEVLEKTEYTKEGSEERGMLIEASKNLSEEQTLKLLQDEDTLIEYFLTADLTEFHAKEMDFLFDKNGKDSKKLTVASVRERYKKLTTSIHMQKPMRKCLFEYEKYDRVKHHPEPSS; from the coding sequence ATGGTGATTCTCAACCTCATCATTGTTTTCACTGCCAATCACTTTGGCCAGGTTATCGAGGTGCCTGGCATCTTACAAACCTCGTTCGAGAGCCGGGTCCGCCTgttgttcaacaaagttCGGGGGAATCCTGAAAAGTATTGGCTTTCAGACGCGGATctcaagtacttggaggCGGAAGTGCCGGTAGAGCATGTCTTGCTGACAGACAAGAGCCAGACCGATAGCACGCTATGGTACGATCCTCGCTTTACTCTTGCAGTGTACTTGAATGAGCTTATTCAAAACAACgacaaggaagagatgCCAGTATACCCGTTTCATTGGGCTGACTGGATCGATCTCACAGGCTTAAACAAGTACTTCAAGGATCAGGACAAGATGACCTGTAACAAGATCAGGTCGAGAATCAGAGGTAGACCTGACGTGAATTATTtctgcaagaacaagcAGGACCTCTCGCAAGAGGAGATTGAGCAAATGGGGTTCACGTCCATTGAACAAATTCCAGATGCTGTCATTTTTGCTCATTGTAAGCATGATCACAATACCTACAACGAGCATCGTTCTTTTATGGCGAAATCATACGCCTTGACCAATCTTCCTAAACCTTTGAAAGTAATAATTCTTAATAAGAACTCCGGAACGTACGAATTCTACGTTGATCAGAGTAAGGGTCCCGAGCAGAGGCTCAAAAACTCTGGATTAGTGGAACGCTTTATCAAGCAGCAGCTAGGATCATCTGTCCAAAATAGCATCAAATCTGCACTGactttcaaaatcaatcATTTAAAAGTGTACAAGAAATTGCTCAGCAAGATCAAGCCAAAGACGTTGCCTGAGAGCGATGACCCTTACAAAGTGTACGCCACGACTCACAAAAACAAGGGCGATTTACCCTTGAACGCCGAGGCTTTCCACTATGATAGGTCCTCCGTTGATGATCAAATAAAGCATTACGAGAGCAAGAAAAACCTCACAGTAATGGAACAAAACTACCTAGATGGACTTCGTGAGTGCGCTCCCTACAATGACGAGACTGAGATTCCATACTTCAAAGAACCAACTCTTAATACAAAAGAATATCGCAATAAGGATAATGATGTTGGCTGGCATTACGACTGGAGATTCTTCACCGACGCTCTCATGTACGACAAGGAAGGTTGGACCAGAGCGGAACGTGTCACCAGAACAAACATCATTTTGGAGCGTTTGTTAAGAAACTGGAGTCGGtttgtggaagaaaaggaCCTTGTTTCGTGGATTGAGCACGGACCATTGTTATCATGGTACTGGAATGGTCTCATGTTTCCTTACGATAATGACATTGATGTGCAGATGCCAgtcaaggagttgttgCGACTCTCGAGAGACTACAATCAGACACTAGTACTCGAGGACCCTAGTGAGGGTTATGGAAAGTTCTTGATCGATATAGGCAGTTATGTTCACAACCGAGGCATTTCGAAGAAGGAGAACCACATTGACGGAAGATTTATTGACGTCGAGTCGGGTATCTACATCGACATCACCGGTCTTGCAAAATCTGACGCATCGCTTCCGCAGGAGTACAAGGATAATCCTATCGTTGAGAAGCAGGATGGAGACATGGAAGCCGAGGTGTATAATGACAGAAGGAAGCATTTCTACACCCTTGACCAGCTTCAACCTTTGCACTACTCAATGTTGAGTGGAGTGCCAGTATTCATTCCACAGCAGATTGAGAACAGATTGAAGTTTTCTTACTCGAAGGGCCTTGACGAATATGAATTCGACGGATGGATCTATGTACCCAGCATCGGCCTCTGGGTTCCTAAACAGAAGGTTACGGAGGTATTGGAGAAAACGGAATATACAAAAGAAGGCAgcgaagaaagaggaatGCTCATTGAAGCGAGCAAGAACTTGTCGGAAGAACAGACAttgaagcttttgcaagacGAAGACACGCTTATAGAGTACTTCTTGACAGCGGATTTGACCGAATTTCATGCCAAGGAGATGGACTTCTTGTTCGACAAAAATGGCAAGGACAGCAAGAAGTTGACCGTTGCATCCGTGCGAGAACGGTATAAGAAGTTGACTACAAGCATCCACATGCAAAAGCCGATGAGAAAGTGTCTCTTTGAGTACGAAAAGTACGACAGGGTTAAACACCATCCTGAGCCATCATCATGA
- the NOG2 gene encoding putative GTPase, giving the protein MGTQKKEKQRRVREGDTRDGNLRVKGENFYKDAKKVRHLAMYKTGRAVRNAKGEIIKAAALQSTDAPIARVDPNKKWFGNTRVIAQDALTHFREAMGDKKHDTYSVLLKRNKLPMSLLDEKDQTESPTARILETESYEHAFGPKQQRKKPRSQPASSLEELAQITENDSKEYQEKQELNATLGLMGGSFLDSDDYTQTAKEAIFHKGQSKRIWNELYKVIDSSDVVIHVLDARNPLGTRCESVEKYIREECSHKHLIYVLNKCDLVPTWVAAAWVKHLSKFYPTLAFHASIKNSFGKGSLIQLLRQFSTLHSDRKQVSVGFIGYPNTGKSSIINTLRQKKVCQVAPIPGETKVWQYITLMKRIFLIDCPGIVPPSNKDTEADILFRGVVRVEHVTNPEQYIPDMLQKCERKHLERTYEIKGWSNYEEDPSLLEKASTEFIELIARKQGRLLKGGEPDESAVAKQVLNDFNRGKIPWFVSPPKDEEVRTGEDKKAEYKRKREERELERDAEESAKRLKMEEGEESEEGEEEEDQNNDFAKEKSEESEE; this is encoded by the exons ATGGGTActcagaagaaggagaaacaAAGAAGGGTCCGCGAAGGTGACACCCGTGATGGTAACCTTCGTGTGAAAGGTGAGAATTTCTACAAAGATGCTAAGAAGGTCAGGCACTTGGCCATGTACAAAACAGGAAGAGCAGTGAGAAACGCCAAGGGtgaaatcatcaaggcCGCTGCTCTCCAGTCTACAGATGCACCAATTGCCCGAGTGGATCCAAACAAGAAGTGGTTTGGAAATACCCGTGTGATTGCCCAGGATGCCTTGACCCATTTTAGAGAAGCCATGGGGGATAAGAAACATGACACTTATTCGGtgctcttgaagaggaaCAAATTGCCCATGTCTCTCCTAGATGAAAAGGATCAGACTGAGTCTCCAACTGCGAGGATCCTCGAGACCGAGTCCTATGAGCATGCTTTTGGGCCTAAACAACAGAGAAAGAAACCCAGATCACAGCCAGCCTCTTCTTTAGAAGAATTGGCTCAGATCACAGAGAACGACTCCAAGGAGTATCAGGAGAAACAAGAGCTCAATGCCACTCTTGGGCTTATGGGCGGTTCCTTCTTGGACTCTGATGATTACACACAAACAGCCAAGGAGGCTATTTTTCACAAGGGCCAGTCCAAGAGAATTTGGAACGAACTTTACAAAGTCATCGACTCTTCCGATGTAGTAATTCATGTTTTGGATGCGAGAAACCCCTTGGGCACTCGCTGTGAAAGTGTGGAGAAATACATCAGAGAGGAATGCTCCCACAAACACTTGATTTATGTGTTGAACAAGTGTGATCTCGTACCCACCTGGGTAGCG GCTGCTTGGGTCAAGCATTTGTCCAAATTTTACCCAACCTTGGCGTTTCACGCTTCGATCAAGAACTCTTTTGGTAAGGGTTCCTTGATTCAGTTATTGCGTCAATTCTCTACATTGCATTCGGACCGCAAGCAAGTCTCTGTCGGTTTCATTGGATACCCGAACACAGGTAAATCGTCTatcatcaacaccttgCGCCAGAAGAAAGTGTGCCAGGTTGCACCCATCCCGGGCGAGACCAAGGTGTGGCAATACATCactttgatgaagagaatcttcttgatcgaTTGTCCTGGTATTGTTCCTCCAAGTAACAAGGACACGGAAGCAGACATTTTGTTCAGAGGTGTCGTGAGAGTTGAGCACGTCACCAATCCGGAGCAATATATCCCTGATATGCTCCAGAAGTGCGAGAGGAAACATTTGGAGAGAACTTACGAAATCAAAGGCTGGAGTAATTACGAAGAAGATCCTTCGCTTCTAGAAAAAGCCAGTACGGAGTTCATTGAGCTAATAGCCAGAAAACAAGGTAGATTGTTGAAAGGTGGAGAGCCAGATGAGAGTGCGGTTGCGAAGCAAGTGTTAAATGACTTCAACAGAGGTAAGATTCCATGGTTTGTTCTGCCTCCAAAAGACGAGGAGGTGAGAACAGGCGAAGACAAGAAGGCTGAGTacaaaaggaaaagagaagagagggAACTCGAAAGAGACGCCGAGGAGTCTGCCAAAAGattgaagatggaagagGGCGAAGAATCTGAGGAGggtgaggaagaggaggatCAGAATAATGATTTTGCTAAGGAAAAGTCAGAAGAGAGTGAAGAGTAG
- the POP2 gene encoding CCR4-NOT core DEDD family RNase subunit POP2, with protein sequence MNVNPHIHHLQQQYQQQGAAQAGQSPQLSQMSMQHQLQRQQLINQHLQQQSQQQSQQQGGTSSNPLLAALNGNQNPNLANPGANTASVLNQKVNPLLQMQMQQQVQQQQSQPRMFPNQQPIPQQQQLGQAPQQVPIIKDVWNFNLEYEFNNLRNFIDDKSSKIFISIHQEIPGIVARPLGTFKSSADYHFQCLRSNSDILNLIQLSLCAVKMQNDKISNSVIWQFNFAYDVTQEMFNEEHLYMLTQTSQINFAMHMSQGISHHAFAELMIESGLLLDQSINWLSYHSGYDLGFLISLLTNDVLPQDEKEFFWWCTKYFPNFFDLKHIGNQLLSGGGKGGGNSNANNDIGGLSNSTSSGAAGDIKKGLTGNNKPSVEYLAEELHLLPISPLIRQYFASSSAGQFANHQHQQMTSTLHAYLLMECFKELYRQLGGEFSVFEKYKGYLFGLGDATEAAQESEKGSTTKQW encoded by the coding sequence ATGAACGTGAACCCGCACATccaccatctccaacagCAGTATCAACAACAGGGCGCCGCGCAAGCAGGGCAGCTGCCCCAATTGTCGCAAATGCTGATGCAGCATCAATTACAGAGACAACAATTGATCAATCAGCATCTTCAGCAACAACTGCAACAACAGCTGCAACAGCAAGGTGGCACATCATCCAACCCACTTTTAGCGGCGTTAAACGGAAACCAGAATCCCAATCTTGCCAATCCCGGCGCTAACACGGCCAGTGTTCTCAATCAGAAAGTGAATCCACTTTTACAGATGCAGATGCAACAACAAgtgcagcagcaacagTCTCAACCAAGGATGTTCCCAAATCAGCAACCGATtccacagcagcaacaactAGGGCAGGCGCCTCAACAGGTGCCTATAATCAAAGATGTGTGgaacttcaacttggagtACGAATTTAACAACCTCAGAAACTTTATTGACGacaaatcatcaaaaattTTTATCTCCATTCATCAGGAAATTCCCGGCATTGTGGCTAGACCGTTGGGCACTTTCAAACTGTCGGCTGATTACCACTTTCAGTGTTTGAGATCTAACCTGGATATCCTAAATCTCATTCAGTTATCTCTCTGTGCGGtgaagatgcaaaatgACAAAATCAGCAATTCCGTCATATGGCAATTTAATTTCGCTTACGACGTTACGCAAGAAATGTTTAATGAGGAGCATTTGTACATGTTGACTCAAACCTCCCAAATCAACTTTGCCATGCACATGAGCCAGGGTATTTCTCACCACGCATTTGCCGAACTAATGATCGAAAGCGGCCTTCTATTGGACCAGTCGATAAACTGGTTGAGTTACCATTCAGGGTACGACTTGGGCTTCCtaatttctcttttgacaAACGACGTCTTACCTCAAGACGAGAAGGAGTTTTTCTGGTGGTGTACTAAGTATTTccccaatttttttgatttgaaaCATATTGGTAACCAACTTTTGAGCGGTGGTGGCAAAGGTGGTGGCAACTCGAACGCTAATAACGACATAGGTGGACTAAGTAACTCAACGTCATCGGGTGCAGCTGGAGACATCAAGAAAGGCCTCACAGGAAACAATAAACCTTCTGTGGAATATCTTGCAGAGGAATTGCATTTGCTTCCAATATCTCCTCTCATTCGACAGTACTTTGCGTCAAGCTCAGCAGGTCAGTTTGCCAAtcatcagcatcaacaaatgACATCCACACTTCACGCTTACTTGCTAATGGAGTGCTTCAAAGAGCTCTACAGACAGTTGGGCGGAGAATTCTctgtttttgagaagtACAAGGGTTACTTGTTCGGGTTAGGGGATGCTACTGAGGCAGCTCAGGAGAGCGAAAAGGGGTCGACCACAAAGCAATGGTAG
- the CDC50 gene encoding aminophospholipid translocase regulatory protein, with protein sequence MNFLRRRKQSSEDDDLVDSASASTSQVHKSRKPPNTAFRQQRLKAWQPILTPKTVIPFLFLLAVVFAPLGIVIIYATYNVQKLEVDYSKCGEEASDSFQSIPSKYTSYHFQGTSDNPDFKWKLQKGTDAQGDESQTCVVQFNLPKDIDPPIYLYYKLTNFYQNHRKYVESYDVKQLRGEALKPDDLDSHCKPLRSQTVDGVEKAVYPCGLIANSYFNDTFSSPVLLNSKSGSDNETYILSEEGITWPSDKSHKFKKTSYSHTDIVPPPNWAKMFPDGYNETNVPNVHEWEHLHNWMRTAGLPEFLKLYSKNTTEKISSGTYEMNIGMNYPVTIFGGTKSLVISTNSVLGGRNLSLGVIYIIVAVISLVCAIAFFLQHLIKPRKVGDHNFLQQDGGAFRDGQPIAFREQL encoded by the coding sequence ATGAACTTCTTGCGCAGGAGAAAGCAGAGCAGCGAAGACGACGACCTCGTTGACTCAGCGCTGGCGTCCACGTCTCAAGTGCACAAGTCCAGAAAACCGCCCAACACGGCGTTCCGCCAGCAAAGATTGAAAGCGTGGCAGCCTATTCTCACCCCGAAGACAGTGATCCCgttcttgtttttgctAGCGGTGGTTTTTGCTCCCTTGGGGATAGTCATAATATATGCTACATATAACGTGCAAAAACTCGAGGTGGACTATTCGaaatgtggagaagaagcgaGCGACTCTTTCCAGCTGATCCCTTCCAAATACACGCTGTACCACTTCCAGGGCACCAGCGATAATCCAGATTTCAAATggaagcttcaaaaaggTACAGATGCTCAGGGTGACGAGAGTCAAACATGTGTTGTACAGTTTAACTTGCCTAAGGACATCGACCCTCCTATCTACCTATACTATAAGCTCACGAATTTCTATCAAAACCACAGAAAGTACGTGGAGTCGTACGACGTGAAACAACTCCGTGGCGAGGCCCTCAAACCTGACGATTTGGATTCTCACTGTAAGCCTTTGCGTCTGCAAACGGTGGATGGGGTCGAGAAGGCTGTTTATCCGTGCGGATTGATTGCGAACTCATATTTCAATGACACGTTCTCCAGTCCTGTGTTGCTCAACCTGAAGAGTGGCAGCGATAACGAAACATATATTCTATCTGAAGAGGGCATTACCTGGCCTTCGGATAAGAGCcacaagttcaagaagacaTCATACAGTCATACCGACATTGTGCCACCACCAAACTGGGCAAAAATGTTTCCTGACGGTTATAATGAAACAAATGTGCCTAACGTGCACGAATGGGAGCATTTGCACAATTGGATGAGAACGGCTGGATTACCcgagttcttgaagttgtacTCCAAGAACACCACAGAAAAGATCTCCTCCGGTACCTACGAAATGAATATAGGCATGAACTATCCAGTCACCATTTTTGGAGGAACGAAATCGTTGGTAATAAGCACGAACTCTGTGCTTGGCGGCAGGAACTTGAGTCTAGGTGTGATTTACATCATTGTTGCAGTGATATCGTTGGTATGCGCAAttgctttcttccttcaacactTGATCAAGCCACGCAAGGTCGGTGACCATAACTTCTTGCAGCAAGATGGTGGTGCTTTTAGAGACGGTCAGCCTATCGCTTTCAGAGAACAACTATAG